A part of Heliangelus exortis chromosome 3, bHelExo1.hap1, whole genome shotgun sequence genomic DNA contains:
- the ADAT2 gene encoding tRNA-specific adenosine deaminase 2 encodes MEEEEEAATLAWMDQALDVAKETLAKGEVPVGCLLVFNGEVLGRGGNEVNETKNATRHAEMVVIDQVLDWCKQHNRDYTEVFAHSVLYVTVEPCIMCAAAVRLMKIPRVVYGCRNERFGGCGSVLSISSDDMVDTGDPFETTSGYRAKEAVELLQAFYRQENPNAPKSKVRKKDKRK; translated from the exons atggaggaggaggaggaggcggcaACTTTGGCTTGGATGGACCAAGCCCTCGATGTG GCGAAAGAGACGCTGGCGAAAGGGGAGGTCCCCGTCGGCTGCCTGCTGGTGTTCAACGGCGAGGTCCTGGGGAGGGGCGGCAACGAGGTCAACGAGACGAAGAAC GCTACTCGACATGCAGAAATGGTGGTAATTGATCAGGTCCTTGATTGGTGCAAGCAACACAACAGAGATTATACAGAAGTGTTTGCACACTCTGTATTGTACGTAACCGTAGAGCCTTGTATCATGTGTGCAGCTGCTGTGCGCTTGATGA AAATTCCACGGGTTGTATATGGCTGTCGAAATGAGCGATTTGGAGGCTGTGGCTCAGTTTTGAGCATCTCATCTGATGATATGGTAGACACAGGAGATCCATTTGAA ACCACATCTGGGTATCGTGCCAAAGAAGCAGTGGAACTGTTACAAGCTTTCTACAGGCAAGAAAATCCCAATG CACCAAAATCAAAAGTACGGAAAAAGGACAAACGCAAGTAG